In the genome of Nanoarchaeota archaeon, the window GCGCAAAAGCTCACGGATAAATCAAAGGAAAGAATCGCGCTTTTCTGCAATGTCGAGAAAAAAGAAGTCATAAGCGACCCTGATTCTTCAACGATTTATGAGATACCCGTCATTTTTGAGGAAGAGGGTCTTCTTAATCTGATAAATGATAAATTCGATATTGGCGCGAAACAGGATATGAAAAACTGGCGCGCAATTGTCGAAAAAATAAAGGCGTCGAAAAAAGAGGCCACTATCGCAGTCTGCGGAAAATACACGGATTTGCACGACGCCTACGCAAGCATAATTGAAGCTTTAAAGCACGCCGGTGCGAGACTTGGAGTCCTGCCGAAAATCGCATGGATTGAGACCACTGAAATCGAGAAGGGAAAAAAGAGCGTTTCGGATGCTCTAAGTGGCGTTGACGGAATCATAGTCCCGGGAGGTTGGGGCGCACGCGGAACTGAAGGCAAGATGCAAGTGATTAAGTTTGCACGCGAAAATAACATTCCATTCCTTGGGCTTTGCTACGGATTGCAGCTGGCGCTTATCGAATTTGCGCGCAATGTCTGCGGGCTTGACAGGGCAAATTCAATGGAAATTGACAAGGATACAAAGCATCCGGTGGTAAAAATATTACCCGGGCAGAACCTCAACAAAATGGGCGGAACATCGCGGCTTGGCGCGTATGAGGCGGATATCCTGAAGGGGTCGCGCGTGGAAAAAATTTATGGTTCGTTGAAAGTGTCGGAAAGGCACAGGCACCGCTATGAAGTCAATCCCGAATACCACGATTGCTTCAAAAAGAACGGCATGGTTCTTTCAGGCACTTCGGAAAACGGAAAGCTTGTGGAATTCATCGAGCTTCCGAATCACAAATTC includes:
- the pyrG gene encoding CTP synthase (glutamine hydrolyzing), whose amino-acid sequence is MRTSSSEWSSKKSNCKWIIITGGVLSGLGKGIVSASIGRLLNTAAKVVPIKCDGYLNVDPGTINPYEHGEVFVLEDGGEVDMDFGHYERFMNINAKFSWNLTSGKIFKSVIDRERKGDFLGKTVQMIPQVTDEIKQTFKKIALEENADVVIIEIGGTVGDIENMLFLEAVRQMRVDVGRENIMYVHLSLVPEANGEQKTKPTQQSIKILQGIGIQPDIIVGRSAQKLTDKSKERIALFCNVEKKEVISDPDSSTIYEIPVIFEEEGLLNLINDKFDIGAKQDMKNWRAIVEKIKASKKEATIAVCGKYTDLHDAYASIIEALKHAGARLGVLPKIAWIETTEIEKGKKSVSDALSGVDGIIVPGGWGARGTEGKMQVIKFARENNIPFLGLCYGLQLALIEFARNVCGLDRANSMEIDKDTKHPVVKILPGQNLNKMGGTSRLGAYEADILKGSRVEKIYGSLKVSERHRHRYEVNPEYHDCFKKNGMVLSGTSENGKLVEFIELPNHKFFVATQAHPEFKSRLEKPAPMFLEFLRASST